Below is a genomic region from Streptomyces sp. RPA4-2.
AAGTACTTTCGTTTGCTGCCCACTGAGGTGCGCATCTTTTGCCAGTGGTCCCGGGCATTCAACAGGACCACCTTTCCCTGACGATCTGAGGACTTGCGGTTGCTAAGCACCCACAGGTAAGTGCTGATGCCGGTGTTGTGGAGAAGCTGGTCAGGTAGGGCCACAATGGCCTCCAGCCAGTCGTTCTCGATGATCCACTTTCGGATTTGAGATTCTCCCGAGCCGGCGGCTCCGGTATGCATCGGTGAGGCGTTGAAGATGATGGCGACACGGCTACCGCTGTCCTTATTACTGTCCGCCGGTTTCATCTTGGCTAGCATGTGTTGGAGGAACAGTAGGGATCCATCGTTAATACGAGGGAGGCCAGCGCCGAAACGTCCGGCGCTCCCCATGTGTGCATGTTCCTCGCGGACCGACTCAGCGACCCTTTTCCAGTCAACACCCAAGGGAGGATTGGCCAGCAGGTAGTCGAATTGCTGACCCTTATGCCGGTCTTCACTGAGAGTGTTCCCGAAGGTGATGTTGTTCGCGTCCGCTCCGCGCAACATCATGTTGGAGCGACAGATGGCCCACGATTCGGGATTGATCTCTTGTCCGTACAGAGAGACGTGTGCGTAAGGGCTAATTTCCCCGATGTACTCCGCAGCTTCTGCCAGTAGGCCACCAGTACCGCAGACCGGGTCGAGGACAGAACGGGTAAGGCCAGGGGAAGTCAGTAGTCGCGTGTCGGGCGCGATCGCGAGATTGACCATGAGGCGGACGACTTCTCGCGGCGTGAAGTGCTCGCCTGACACCTCAGGGGTCTGCCCTTCGAATCGCCGAACGAGTTCCTCGAATACGAGTCCCATGTGGCGATTGCTCACGGTGGAGCCCATGTCGACTGACACGAACTTGTTCAGGACCGGGCGAAGTAGCTTCGCACTGTCTAGACGTCGGATCAGCTGGTCAAAATCGAAGCGCTGTATGACCTCCTTCGCGTTCCCAGAGAAGTTAGCGACGTAGTCACGTAGGAGAGGGCCTACGTCCTGAGGGGAGGAGTCGATGCGGTCTAGAGATAGCGGGCTGATGTTGAAGAAGGGCTGGCCGGCGATCTCCATGAGGAGACGCTCGTTGCCACCGCTTGCAGAGTCCTGACTCGTAGCTTCGAGTACGGCTTGTTTGGTTGGGGCAAGGAGGCAGTCCAACCGACGTAGGACCGTGAACGGCAGGATGATCCTTCCGTACTCGGAAGACTTGAAGTCGCCACGTAGCAGATCCGATACGGACCAGATGAGTCCTGCCAGCTGCGAGTTCTCGTTGGCCATGAAGCGTCCCCCTGCTGTCCCGGCATCGTGGCTCAAGGATCATCCCACTTTGGGTGGGGCGCTTGTTGGCAAAATGTGGAACACCCTCGCCCCCGTCAGAGCTCGTCCCCATTGAGAGGTCGGCTTCGCCGATGGGCTGCAACACCCATGGGGTGTTGCAGCCCTGTGACCGGACAGCCCGGACAGCAGTACTCCGAGCTGTCCGGCGCGTTAGTGCAGGTGAGAGCTATAACCGGACAGCCGGACAGTCGGGACACCACCAGCCAGGGTGCCCGTGGGAAGCTTGAACGCGACGGTCGTCCGAAGGAGGAATGCGTGCCGAGCCCCAGCCCTCGCGGGACGTATCAGGTGATCTCTCAGGCGTTGCGCGAACGGATCGCCGCTGGAGCCTACGTGGACGGGTTGCCGTCGGAGGCCGAGATCGGGCGCGAGTTCGAGGTGGCTCGTACGACGGTTCGGCGGGCGCTGCATGCCCTTGAAGAATCGGGGGACATCAAGACCGTTGCCGGCGTTGGCCGCATTGTCGCCGGGGCAGCTGGAAACGCACCATACGAACGGATCATGGCCGACCTGTTGGAGCAGATCCGGAGCGGCGATCTGCCTGCTGGAACGCGACTTCCGAGTGAAGCCATTCTCGTCGAGAGGTACGGGGTGTCTCGTGGCACGGTTCGCCGAGCCGTGCGTGAGCTGGAGACCGCTGGTCACGTCGAGGCGAGGCACGGAGTTGGTCGGTTCGTCAGCTCTCCTTCCTGAACTCCCGATTGCCTTGGAGGCAGTAGAAGATGCACCTGGCCAAGTGGGCCCACGACCTCGCTGAGTCGATGTTGGCCGACAGTTTGCCGCGACGGTGGGCCCACTCCAAGAGGGTTCACTCTCAAGCACTGGCCCTCGCGCCCACGTTGGGCGGGGACGCCGAGCTGCTGGCCGCTGCTGCCATCGTGCACGACATCGGATATGCCAGGGACGCTGTGGATACCGGACAGCACATGATCGACGGGGCCCGGTATTTGCGCGACGTTGTAGGGGCTGACCCGCGGCTGTGCAGCGTCGTGGCCTTCCACACGTCGTCTTCGTGGGAGGCATCCGAACTCGGGCTCGATGATGCGCTCACCGAGTTCGGGCCCGCCGAAGCGGAGTTGGTGGACGCGATCACCTATTGTGACCTGACCAGCACTCCGACTGGGGACCTTGTGGACCCTGCCGAGCGGCTGTCCGAAGTTCTGGAGCGGTACGGTCCCGAACACGTCGTCTTCCGGGCAGTGTCCGAGGCCCGACCCGAACTCATGGCCAGGGTGGCCCGGGTGCGGCGCCGAGCCGAGGCGGTAGAGGCGAAGCTCAACTGATCAACGGGACTTCGGCGTTGCGGAACCCCTCTTCGAGGCGTCGGCGTGTCGTTGGCGAGATGTCGAGAGAGTCCAGTTCTGCTCGCCGGACCCACTGCACTGCGA
It encodes:
- a CDS encoding GntR family transcriptional regulator; the protein is MTGQPGQQYSELSGALVQVRAITGQPDSRDTTSQGARGKLERDGRPKEECVPSPSPRGTYQVISQALRERIAAGAYVDGLPSEAEIGREFEVARTTVRRALHALEESGDIKTVAGVGRIVAGAAGNAPYERIMADLLEQIRSGDLPAGTRLPSEAILVERYGVSRGTVRRAVRELETAGHVEARHGVGRFVSSPS
- a CDS encoding HD domain-containing protein: MHLAKWAHDLAESMLADSLPRRWAHSKRVHSQALALAPTLGGDAELLAAAAIVHDIGYARDAVDTGQHMIDGARYLRDVVGADPRLCSVVAFHTSSSWEASELGLDDALTEFGPAEAELVDAITYCDLTSTPTGDLVDPAERLSEVLERYGPEHVVFRAVSEARPELMARVARVRRRAEAVEAKLN